From Daphnia magna isolate NIES linkage group LG2, ASM2063170v1.1, whole genome shotgun sequence:
ctaAACGCGCTAAAAGAACGAAGTAAACGATCCAATTGACACCAAATGTTGTCAGCAAACGTCTGTTGATTTAACCTGAACTTGATTTAGAAAACCGGCTTTAGAGCATCATCAGGAAAGAATATCGCTTTCGAGTAATAGGCACCTTTCAATCCAATTATACCTCCAAATAAGAGAACAAGTTGCCCCTACACTAATCGCTAAACTAAAAGTAAGTGACGAAGAGAGGGGGCGGTTGAAGAGAAAAGGCGAGCACCAACTTACATTTCACGAGCGGCGTCCATGATTGCGATCAAtagaagaaatagaaaataattcGATGACACTTGATTAGATATGTATGTGGATTAAATGGAATCGGTATGGAAGTCCtatcaattttctttttcctctcctACTAATTCAAGTCGAATAAGCGACTTGAAACCAGACACTTTGAcgcggagagagagaggcaaaCTGGCACCGATAGCAGGGAGACGAGCTGCTTTTTGCTCCTTCCcgttttccctcttttttggccttttctttctttaacgAATGGATTCCGATGAAAAGACGCCCAGTGACGACGCCGATCGATGGCCACGCGCAAGGCTATTTTACAGAACTGTGCGCGCAACCACTCACGCTCTCTATTCTCAGCTGGCTCTACATAAAAAGCCCACCTTCCTTGTGGTTTACTTGTACACATAACTACACACAGAACTATGTTACCGTATCGAGCCAGATGCTTGGTTCTCAACATGGAACATTTTCTtgcaaaaaaactaaaaatcgTATGCAAGTGAAAATAAAGACCTACTAAGACAAGAAGCGACATACTTACAAGGGAGCACTAGAAATCGCCTTGGAAACCTCCTCCACCTTTTCCTCAATAGTTTGGAAGCtgacaaaaaccaaaaacaagcAATCAAAACAACTACTGGTACTTAAAGAAAGCACAACCAAGTATGAAAATATAAGCCACATTCGAACAACAGCTTAAAGTTCTTTACACTTTCTTTGGTACTACTTTTAAAACTTGACAATATAACCTTTTAGACATAAGAACTGGTTTATCAATTAGCTTTCTTCAATTTGTAATTGCTTATGTTTAACCTTATGCTGTTGTTCGACCACTATAAGAAATAATAACACAGAAAGGTCAGGACAATAACATAGTGcataacatttaaaaataaattgagaaaaataaacttgtaaAACCCTGATGGTTGTTGGGTACTTTGTACTTACGTGGAAGTCTCCTTGACATTTCTCAATCCCTGCGAAATATCATTGGAAAATTCTCCCCAGGCAGTGATACCCAGTTTTCTTTTAAGTTCTGATGATTTCCTTAGTTTAGAAGTTAAGACTTGGCGCATTGTTTGAATTTCATACTCCACCTAAAACACAGTTTCTTTATAACCATAGGCAATTCATCAAACTAAAGGAAAAAGAGTACCTCAGCCAATTCTTTCCTCCACTCTTCctttttaatttcttgttCTTCGATGGATAAATTCATGAACGATTGGGACATGGGAAATTCTCCCATACCATCAGACACGTCAGGAGTTTTGGGTTCATCttgaaatttatttgaattcgACGCTGTGGCAGTTTTGAAAATGACAGATTAATATGTAGAAAAAATGTAGGCGTCAAAATTAATAATAGATATATTACCAGAATTGTTCATGTTGAGGAGGTGAATTTCTTCGACTTTCGAGTAGCGATTTCAAGGTAAAACCGGAAAAGCAGAAGCACTTTATGACGAAAACAGCATATGTGACGTGTCGTCTTTCCCCACAGAGGGCGCAAAAAACTTTTGTACTTGGACCGGCTTCGTTTTGCGTGTTTGCCGCTTATCCAAAACTTCAATATTGTTACCTGGAAACACGAAGTTATTACTTATTAATACCGTATTCCACAGATAATGGAAGCTGAATGtgctgttattttttttttcgtcaaaagTTGTAAAGCTAAAGTCTGTTATTTGCTAAATTTTCCAAATTAACTAACAACATTTGTTGGAAAATAGGGCAGAAAATGCGTAACACCTTACGTGTAGACAACCATGGCAGATGCGAATCCTAATGACTGTACCTGTTTCATTTATGAGTCAGCTTGTCATTTCTTTGTCCAGCTATTCGTCTAGTCATCCAAAATAGGGTGCGGTTCGACTAGAATGAAATCATTCTGCTATTAACATCTACCTATTTGGGTGGGGCATTGCTTACAATAAGACCATTTCTGTCGAGACCAGCGAATAagacagtaaaaaaaaatacaaataaaaaaaaaatattattatgtTTGTTGCTTCATCctttgttttacttttttcttgaGCTGTCTTAAAACACACACGCACTATAACAAGAGGTCACACGTAAACAGCAACAAGAAAGCGAAATTTTGTTAATAAATGCCTCAGTTACAGACAATGCAGAAATAATATCTGAGCAATGGAGAACGAACCGTTTCATCCACTTTTCATTGCCATGTCGTTGAGTATATTtaggtttttaaaatgtattctAATTCAAGAGTGAAGACCTTTGGCGAAATTCCATACCAACGGGCAAGTCCACCAAAGGCAGGTTAAGTTGGCGGGCTCGATGCCGAGAACGCCAAATTTTTAAGGTGTAGTCATCAGAAGCAGTGATCAAAATTTCTGGATCTCTACCCAAATAAAGAGAAGAATGATCTTTGTCATAGATTTTCAAATTCATTTCTAAATCTATGCAAACCTAGGGTTAAATGAAACGGCATTCACGACATCTTGATGcggaaatttggccaaaacgACGCCGTAATGCCGGTCCCATATATACGCATATTTGTCCTCCGCACCGCTTAtaatgcaaacaaaaaataattagacTAGAAGTAGTCAGGTAAcaagaaatttgttttcta
This genomic window contains:
- the LOC116918061 gene encoding tumor protein D54 isoform X1, with amino-acid sequence MNNSASNSNKFQDEPKTPDVSDGMGEFPMSQSFMNLSIEEQEIKKEEWRKELAEVEYEIQTMRQVLTSKLRKSSELKRKLGITAWGEFSNDISQGLRNVKETSTFQTIEEKVEEVSKAISSAPLYQKTETALKTTAEKTTTFLGGITGGLSAKIGAVKNSDTFRSMEERVGSVYTNVKSKVVTSRSSSSHELDEALKEAEAQREAANSGGLVVSGSSSTATPTTTPTQSEKPVA